Part of the Oncorhynchus nerka isolate Pitt River linkage group LG14, Oner_Uvic_2.0, whole genome shotgun sequence genome is shown below.
CTGTCTCAAGTCTTTGACTCCTGCCTGCTGTGCTCCAGGCCTACTCCTGCCAGTACCATTCCCCTGGCCTGTCTCAAGTCTTTGACTCCTCCCTGCTGTGCTCCAGGCCTACTCCTGCCAGTACCatttccctggcctgtctcaaGTCTTTGACTCCTGCCTGCTGTGCTCCAGGCCTACTCCTGCCAATACCATTCTCCTGGCCTGTCTCAAGTCTTTGACTCCTGCCTGCTGTGCTCCAGGCCTACTCCTGCCAATACCATTCTCCTCAATTAGCCtacacaatccacgtctcaattAGCCTACACAAGCCACGTCTCAATTAGCCTACACAAGCCACGTCTCAATTAGCCTACACAAGCCACGTCTCAATTAGCCTACACAAGCCACGTCTCAATTAGCCTACACAAGCCACGTCTCAATTAGCCTACACAAGCCACGCCTCAATTAGCCTATACAAGCCACGTCTCAATTAGCCTACACAAGCCACGTCTCAATTAGCCTACACAAGCCACGCCTCAATTAGCCTATACAAGCCACGTCTCAATTAGCCTACACAAGCCACGTCTCAATTAGCCTacacaatccatgcctcaattagcctacacaatccatgcctcaattagcctacacaatccatgcctcaattagtctacacaatccatgcctcaattagcctacacaatccacgtctcaattagcctacacaatccacgtctcaattagcctacacaatccatgcctcaattagcatacacaatccatgcctcaattAGCCTACACaagccatgtctcaattgtttcaaggcttaaaacTCCTTCTTAAACCTGACAcacattgaagtggatttaacaagtgacatcaatacaggatcatagctttcagctgGATCCAGCTGGTcagtgtatgtcatggaaagagcaggtgttcctaatgtgtaagagcgtctgctaaatgacttaaatgtaaatgtaaatgtgttgtactctgtgtgtatatatacccgCTGATACATGAAACCAAAACTATCTTAGTATGAAATACATAGAGTAATATCATTAATAATGGACTACAAATAAGGAGCTAACCAGGAGATTATTGAAGCCCCAGGAACCTAAATGACCTGTGCTACTAACGTACTACAGAGCAGAACTCACTGTAATAATTAATCTTTACCGCCATCTAGTGGAAAGGTGATGTTTTAGTGCTGTGGTTCTCGAACTTTTTCGATTACAATCACCAGCGACATTTAGCTCTGCCCAGAGTACCTTGGTTACACTACCACCAACTCCATGTAGCTCTGCCCAGAGTACCTTGGTTACACTACCACCAACTCCATGTAGCTCTGCCCAGAGTACCTTGGTTACACTACCACCAACTCCATGTAGCTCTGCCCAGAGTACCTTGGTTACACTACCACCAACTCCATGTAGCTCTGCCCAGAGTACCTTGGTTACACTACCACCAACTCCATGTAGCTCTGCCCAGAGTACCTTGGTTACACTACCACCAACTCCATGTAGCTCTGCCCAGAGTACCTTGGTTACACTACCACCAACTCCATGTAGCTCTGCCCAGAGTACCTTGGTTACACTACCACCAACTCCATGTAGCTCTGCCCAGAGTACCTTGGTTACACTACCACCAACTCCATGTAGCTCTGCCCAGAGTACCTTGGTTACACTACCACCAACTCCATGTAGCTCTGCCCAGAATACCTTGGTTACACTACCACCAACTCCATGTAGCTCTGCCCAGAGTACCTTGGTTACACTACCACCAACTCCATGTAGCTCTGCCCAGAGTACCTTGGTTACACTACCACCAACTCCATGTAGCTCTGCCCAGAGTACCTTGGTTACACTACCACCAACTCCATGTAGCTCTGCCCAGAGTACCTTGGTTACACTACCACCAACTCCATGTAGCTCTGCCCAGAGTACCTTGCTTACACTACCACCAACTCCATGTAGCTCTGCCCAGAGTACCTTGGTTACACTACCACCAACTCCATGTAGCTCTGCCCAGAGTACCTTGGTTACACTACCACCAACTCCATGTAGCTCTGCCCAGAGTACCTTGGTTACACTACCACCAACTCCATGTAGCTCTGCCCAGAGTACCTTGGTTACACTACCACCAACTCCATGTAGCTCTGCCCAGAGTACTCCTAAAGTACCCTGTCGTGTGCGTTTAGGCAgtaggcctatggtctcatgaATCTTCTTAAGAACCCCCTGTGGATAGGTAATTATCCCTAGCGGTTCTAGCACCCCTGGTTGAGAGCCCCTGTTTTAGTGTGTATTGTTAACAACAAGACTTTACACTGAGTgaaaaaaacattaagaacactttaATATTTAGTTGAACCCCCCCCACTCCTCCGAcacttactaccatacctcgttcaaaaGTACTTAAATCTTCTTTTTTTGTCCATTCGcactctgaatgacacacacacacaatccatgactcaattttctcaaggcttaaGAATcggatgttttgtacattcagtgtacaCGCTCAGTGACAGATCCCAGTAAAAATGGCATGTATACCCAAATAAAAATATCCTAGTTGTTGTGTACAACACATTTATAGACGACTACCATCACCTGCTGGGCACAAATACATTTCCTTCACTACAAATGTGATTATACACTCAGAACAGCATTTTCTAAATAAACTCTCTTTACACAATTTTGTATTCAAAACTATTTATTTAATTCTGACAAAATGATTTACAAAAACCCAATCCTTTTTTTTATAGACACACAAATTAATATTTACATCATTACTCTACTGGCTCATTTTCCCCAATGAGAACAAAATACTGCACACATCCAAACAGTGAAACAACAGGGCTTCTCCAGCCTGGACTAGGGGAACAGGGGGCTAGCAGTAAGGGCCTGGGATAAAGGGTAAGGGGTTTGTTTTAAGAGCAGGCATATCATTTGCTCTGGACCAGAAAATAGCTTGTGTTGTTAAAGCGAATAactttccccttctcctcttcttcctcctcttcatcctccttcctctcttcttcctgtgggACGGGTTCCCCGTAGATTGGGTGATCAAAGTTCACGAGGGCATGTCCTTCCTGGGTAGGCAGGGCTGTGACTGGGGGGGAGGGGcaagcaggagaggaggagacgggaCTCAACCTCCACAGCTTAGACAGGAACCTCTCCCTGtgtctgagagagcgagagagagagggcgggtggagggtggggagagagagggtgtaggaaagagagaaaggagggaggaaaggcagtgtgagcagagaaagggaggaagagagaggggaaggtatTTAGATAAATGGTGTTGTGCTGGTTTCTGTAGATGACAAAATTTAACAGCTAGTTAATTATCTGATGGTTAATCATGATAACCATAGATATGTACAGGACAGGGTGTTATCTAGTGAGGAAGGGAGGATCTGAGTGGAGGTGAAGAACAGAGGGGGTGGTTTACCTGTAGAGGTAGGTGGACAACAGAGTGATTGACAGCATCACACAGGAAGCAACCACCCACAGGACATGAGGCCACACCTCTACACCACCCCTAGACtcagagactgagagggagaggggaaaacagaggggttgggagagagggagggggggggagcgagagagagggagggagcgagagagagggagggagggagggggaggagaaaggagaggggagtgcGGGTGAAAGGTTACACTATTATActgacgtgtgtgcgtgtgtgtgtgtacagtatttgTGTGAAACTTAAAGAATGGGGTGAGATGAGTTGGCCCAGGTTCTGTGTTTCCTGATGCACTTTCAGTTGATGAGGTTATGACATTAGCTTCCTGTTATGGCCTTCTGTAAGGTAGGGGGATTTCTGACACAAACACAGCTTCAACCAATCGACATACAGTAGCTCTCTGTCCCACTAACCTGATGTCTCTTCTGTCATACCAGAGCCAGAATCTGTGTCGTCTGTGTAGTCCTGctggagagacagaatgagacaatGTGAGAAAGTAAGATGTCACAGAGAGATTAAACAACtaggaccagtgtgtgtgtgtgtgtgtgtgtgtgtgtgtttcttaccAGAACAGTAGAAAGATCGCTGAACGCAGTTGGCACAGGGGCTGTAATAAAGGACATTCACCATGAACCACACAACTGTTCACACATACACAGCTAACTGGCTAATACTTCCACTagtgtagaggagtgtgtgtctggctgggtACATGAACAGGATCCGTTGAAGGGTAAGGGAGTTGACAGGTAAGCTGTAAAGCTCTGTAGAAGGTATCTGTTAAGACTAGAGACCAGAGCAGAAAGGAAGGAACAGGGAGGGGTTGTCATGACTACCTTTGTCTATGGGCTAGATGGTTCTCGTTAGCCTGGTCCCGGATGATAGTATGGAAGAGTTGAATTAAGCAcgtacagatctggtgtgtgtgtgtgttacctgtccaGGTGTTGGCGTAGACAGCCGTGCTCCATTCACTCCAGTGGCCATCAAACTCTTCCTTAGCTCTGAGTTGGATCAGGTACTGTACTCCTGGCAACGCATCTGTTATAGTGTAGAACCGGGCTGTGGTGGTCTCTTttatctacatgcacacacacacaccaacacttttgttttactatccttattCACATTTAAAATACTATTTTCCCCaacaccctaaacctaaccttaactgcaaaccccctaaccctaattataaccctaaccataaatcTAACCCCTCGGCCTAAAATATAATTTTTTCCTTGAATTGTCCTTGTTTTACTAACCTTGTGAGGACTTGGTCACCACAATGAtagtaaaaacacacacagatgacgAAATAGAAAAAGTAATGTCTGTTTGAGCCAGAACAGAgcaggctagatgaacaacaTGGGTCATTACACCAAAACCCAGAACAGAgcaggctagatgaacaacaTGGGTCATTACACCAAAACCCAGAACAGAgcaggctagatgaacaacaTGGGCCATTACACCAACACCCAGAACAGAgcaggctagatgaacaacaTGGGCCATTACACCAACACCCAGAACAGAgcaggctagatgaacaacaTGGGTCATTACACAAACACCCAGAACAGAgcaggctagatgaacaacaTGGGTCATTACACCAACACCCAGAACAGAgcaggctagatgaacaacaTGGGTCATTACACCAACACCCAGAACAGAgcaggctagatgaacaacaTGGGTCATTACACCAACACCCAGAACAGAGCAGGCTAGATGAACATGGGTCATTATACCAACACCCAGAACAGAgcaggctagatgaacaacaTGGGTCATTACACCAACACCCAGAACAGAgcaggctagatgaacaacaTGGGTCATTACACCAACACCCAGAACAGAgcaggctagatgaacaacaTGGGTCATTACACCAACACCCAGAACAGAgcaggctagatgaacaacaTGGGTCATTACACAAACACCCAGAACAGAgcaggctagatgaacaacaTGGGTCATTACACCAACACCCAGAACAGAgcaggctagatgaacaacaTGGGTCATTACACCAACACCCAGAACAGAgcaggctagatgaacaacaTGGGCCATTACACCAACACCCAGAACAGAgcaggctagatgaacaacaTGGGTCATTACACAAACACCCAGAACAGAgcaggctagatgaacaacaTGGGTCATTACACCAACACCCAGAACAGAgcaggctagatgaacaacaTGGGTCATTACACCAACACCCAGAACAGAgcaggctagatgaacaacaTGGGTCATTACACCAACACCCAGAACAGAGCAGGCTAGATGAACAACGTGGGTCATTACACCAACACCCAGAACAGAgcaggctagatgaacaacaTGGGTCATTACACCAACACCCAGAACAGAgcaggctagatgaacaacaTGGGCCATTACACCAACACCCAGAACAGAGCAGGCTAGATGAACATGGGTCATTATACCAACACCCAGAACAGAgcaggctagatgaacaacaTGGGTCATTACACCAACACCCAGAACAGAgcaggctagatgaacaacaTGGGTCATTACACCAACACCCAGAACAGAgcaggctagatgaacaacaTGGGTCATTACACAAACACCCAGAACAGAgcaggctagatgaacaacaTGGGTCATTACACCAACACCCAGAACAGAgcaggctagatgaacaacaTGGGCCATTACACCAACACCCAGAACAGAGCAGGCTAGATGAACGACATGGGTCATTACACCAACACCCAGAACAGAgcaggctagatgaacaacaTGGGCCATTACACCAACACCCAGAACAGAGCAGGCTAGATTAACAACATGGGTCATTACACCAACACCCAGAACAGAgcaggctagatgaacaacaTGGGTCATTACACCAACACGCAGAACAGAgcaggctagatgaacaacaTGGGTCATTACACAAACAcgcagacacaccaacacacgcaTGTGAAGCCACACACCTGTGTTCCGTGTGGCATGGTGTGGTATCTGAGCTCATAAAGCAGCTCGTGATAGAGGTCTCTCTCTTTCCAGGAGTGAGGAACAGCCCAGCTCaccctcagtctcctctcctgcccctccacacccctCACCACCACTGAGCTGGGGGGGTctggattaactacacacagggagggagggagaaaggtgagagaggcagggagagagtgggagaggaggagaatgttAGCAAGGTGTCTCATTGAGTGGTCTGTTAAGCATGCACACAAACCTAtactcacatcacacacacacgcctgaaCGCACGCactcatatcacacacacacagacacatacacatgccttacgcacacacacatatcacacacacacactcactaatgtCCAGAGGTGTGAAGTCTAGGAGAGGGCTGGTGGTGTTGCCAGCAGTGTTGGTGACACACAGGTAGGCCAGGTGTGGCTCTCTACTCTCCTTCTCTTGATGACCTATAGCACACCAACACCGAGACAGCAGGGCGGAGTAGGAACAGTTGACACGAGAGAATGACCCTgatagactgagagagagagagagagttagtattCCACCCACACTGTTCTGTCGGCATCATATGTTTGATAAAGTAAGTAATTTAAGACAAATgaatgaggaagaggagaaagaagagggtgatgaggaagtggaggaagaagagtgatgaggaagagaagaaagaaggtgataagaggaggaagaagagggtgatgaggaagaggaggctgatgAGAAAGAAGGAAAAGAAGATGTGTGCTCTCACCCTTTCCGTAGGAGGAGGTAGCACTGAGGGACAGGAGTCACCGGTTGACTGGCTGTCCAATCACAGCGGATCTTACTGCTGGGTGACCTCTTATAGCAGGACAGCTTAGGCCTCTCTGGGGGAACTGAAAGACATTCCAGGGGAAATTCCAGAATGTTTGTCCGTTGTTCTTATGTGACCATGAATGTCTGCTGCTGATTCACACTTCACAgaacacatacagtatggttgTCAGCTTCAATGGCCAGAGGTGATGATGTTAGACAGAGAGATGCCATCAGTATAACTCACCTGCCACGCTCACcctcagagaggagaccagtttGCCCccgtggtggcagctgtagttCCCAGAGTCACCCACCGCCAGGTAGGGCAGGGTCAGAGTGGCGCCTCTCCTCCCTAACACCActactcctcctctttcctctcctcctctcagcggCCTCCCGTTCAGTCTCCACTGAGACCTCCCTCTCAGCCCCCTCACCTCATAGTCATGCTCACTGTCCATCACATCAGTCCACCGATTAGAGGGCAGCTCAGTGTCAGCCCCTCCCACTCCGCTGTCTCTGGTTGGTTGGAGCGATGTCCCAGTAAGAGGAAATAGTTTCTGTGTATCTGTATGTCCTGATTGATTGACAGTGTAAAGACTCCGCCCTgtatccctctgctctcctcctcctttgTGCTCCTCCTCTGTTTCATCTTCCTCATTCTCTCCATTCCCTTTGTTAACTTCTCTCACAGTAAGAGTGTGGTTTCCTGCACGAGTGTTCCTGATGACGGGTTTCTTCTTACTGTCTGTCCCGGTATCATCTGTCCAGCTTATGACAGGAGTGTCTGTTACAGTAAGGACAATAGTGTCCTTTCCAGTAGAAAATGTGTCTATTCCATTATCACTACCGTCTTTTATAGCACTGGCTGTAGTTCCATTAGATGTGGTGTCTGTTGTGGTGCTGACAGTGGTTCCGTTAGATTTGGTGACTGTTGTGGTGCTGACAGTGGTTCCGTTAGATGTGGTGTCTGTTGTGGTGCTGACAGGGGTTCCGTTAGATGTGGTGTTTGTTGTGGTTCTGTTAGATTTGGTGTCTGTTGTGGTGCTGACAGTGGTTCCGTTAGATGTggtgtctgttgtggtgttgacagtgGTTCCGTTAGATGTGGTGCTGACAGTGGTTCCGTTAGATGTGGTGTTTGTTGTGGTTCTGTTAGATTTGGTGTCTGTTGTGGTGCTGACAGTGGTTCCGTTAGATGTggtgtctgttgtggtgttgacagtgGTTCCGTTAGATGTGGTGCTGACAGTGGTTCCATTAGATGTGGTGTTTGTTGTGGTTCTGTTAGATTTGGTGTCTGTTGTGGTGCTGACAGTGGTTCCGTTAGATGTggtgtctgttgtggtgttgacagtgGTTCCGTTAGATGTGG
Proteins encoded:
- the LOC115124230 gene encoding uncharacterized protein LOC115124230; amino-acid sequence: ALKKRKDASWIRLAVLLSALTVHCFLDGTCPRRDPPPRVLVVSPGSVLVLACSGQVEVNGLEVMVNRAKHTSTTAGNGKYTSVITGVHPTTVSTTTNTTSNGTTVSTTSNGTTVNTTTDTTSNGTTVSTTTDTKSNRTTTNTTSNGTTVSTTSNGTTVNTTTDTTSNGTTVSTTTDTKSNRTTTNTTSNGTTVSTTSNGTTVNTTTDTTSNGTTVSTTTDTKSNRTTTNTTSNGTPVSTTTDTTSNGTTVSTTTVTKSNGTTVSTTTDTTSNGTTASAIKDGSDNGIDTFSTGKDTIVLTVTDTPVISWTDDTGTDSKKKPVIRNTRAGNHTLTVREVNKGNGENEEDETEEEHKGGGEQRDTGRSLYTVNQSGHTDTQKLFPLTGTSLQPTRDSGVGGADTELPSNRWTDVMDSEHDYEVRGLRGRSQWRLNGRPLRGGEERGGVVVLGRRGATLTLPYLAVGDSGNYSCHHGGKLVSSLRVSVAVPPERPKLSCYKRSPSSKIRCDWTASQPVTPVPQCYLLLRKGLSGSFSRVNCSYSALLSRCWCAIGHQEKESREPHLAYLCVTNTAGNTTSPLLDFTPLDIINPDPPSSVVVRGVEGQERRLRVSWAVPHSWKERDLYHELLYELRYHTMPHGTQIKETTTARFYTITDALPGVQYLIQLRAKEEFDGHWSEWSTAVYANTWTAPVPTAFSDLSTVLQDYTDDTDSGSGMTEETSVSESRGGVEVWPHVLWVVASCVMLSITLLSTYLYRHRERFLSKLWRLSPVSSSPACPSPPVTALPTQEGHALVNFDHPIYGEPVPQEEERKEDEEEEEEEKGKVIRFNNTSYFLVQSK